A single window of Plasmodium malariae genome assembly, chromosome: 8 DNA harbors:
- the ALBA3 gene encoding DNA/RNA-binding protein Alba 3, putative → MGSTEEVSQERAENSIQVSMTKKPTFYARIGKRMFTGNEEKNPFDEVIITGLGSATKIAIGAASIMEKEDIGQIIKIQTAYFSSDRINRRIPKITIVLRKHPDFVAS, encoded by the exons atgggAAGTACGGAAGAAGTATCACAGGAAAGAGCTGAAAATTCTATTCaa GTTTCTATGACAAAGAAACCAACATTCTATGCAAGAATAGGCAAAAGGATGTTCACAGGaaatgaagagaaaaatCCATTTGACGAGGTTATAATAACAGGTTTAGGCAGTGCCACTAAAATTGCAATAGGTGCAGCATCAATTATGGAAAAGGAAGATATTG gtcaaataattaaaatacaaacTGCTTATTTTAGTTCAGATAGAATAAACCGAAGGATACCCAAAATAACAATTGTGTTGAGGAAGCACCCAGACTTCGTTGCAAGTTAA